CATATGAAACGTGCTACGTCATCCGAGAGTCGCGAAAAAAGGCATACATCTTCCATCATCAAACATGTTACGACTTTCCAAACAGGCAATTTGTGACCAGAGACAACGAGGATCTAGATAACATGATAGCAGTTCTGAGATATCTGAATTTCAAGGTGACTGTTTACAAGGATTTAGCAATCGGTGATCTACGCAAAACGTTGAAAGAAATATCCGTAGAAGATCACAAGGATACCGATGTTATTATATTTGTGATTATGGCGAGCGGATCGAGGAATGGCCTATACGCAAGAGATGATGAATATCCAGTCGCAACTTTGTGGGATGGATTTGTTGGGGACCGCTGCCCAACACTTGTTGGTAAGCCAAAGCTCTTCTTCATTCAAACCCGCATAGCAACGATTAGTGACCTGAACCCCGAAAATGATGCACAAGCTGAAATGGCGAATTACGTTATTCCTTCTATGGCAgatgtgatggtgatgtaTTCCTTGTCGTATTATGATACCGTTAATAGCGGCTTGCAAACAATGCAAAATGTTCAACCTACATTCATTCGATCGCTCTCTGATGAGCTACGTGTAAACGGCCATAAGAAAGAACTGTTGGAAATGCTTACAGCCATTTTGCGTAACATCCAAGGAAAACTTTCAGAGGGACAGGAAATACTAGATACAGTATTACTTGAATCAACACATTTAAATTCCAACCGTCGAGAACAGCCTCTTCCGATCATTGTATCAACGCTTACCAAAGAGCTCTATTTCGCTTGTAAGGCTAACTATTTAAACACTAAAATGAATGAAGGTTTTACACCTTGTTAAAAAATAAACTGTTTAGTCcataaattcaattagcaTAATCATTAATAAAACTTTTGTGTATCAGGAAATCTTTGAAAATACAATTTTGGTTATGTGCTATGttgattttaaattgaatcgGCGTATTATTGAAGGCATCGTTGATGTCGAAACCATgaccattcttttttttaacatatataaggacggactaGCCGTACGTTTAACCATGACCATTCTTGTAATTGAGCTTATCTTTTCCAAGAATAGCATCTAGTGGTATAAGAAACTTTGggtttcttcgtcttcctgtTTCCTTCACGTAATCTTATCTAACTATGTAGATAAGCATTGTAACGGGGAAACAAGTATTTAAGACTGCGTTTTGCGCATGATAAGTAGTAAGTGTGTAGGTAAGTCTTGTACCTGCTAACTCGCAGAAACACCTGCTACAGTAGTCTATAGCATGACAGTGTTGCAGTCAATTCTTTCAAGTTCAATGTAGACATTGTGTTAAGAATCCTTCGGTCAACAGAACCAATTAACTTGCCCAGATCTAAGCTGTGTTGCGCTGATTGTTATGGACTCGTAAGTATATATATTATTTTCAGGTTTCCTTGTCCTGGGGTTTGGATTCAATAGCTACTGTAATATTCTATAAATCATCTCGATTCTCGGTTGCTTCTGGTGCATTCCGGATGTCGGTGCGATGGTTGATCCATTACCCAAAGTATTGTATCGTTGGGAGAGATGTATGCGATGGAGGGCAAGCGGAAGATTGCACTCATATTCAGTAATGTTGAATTTCGCTATAATCGTCTTCCTTCAAGAAAGGGAGGCAAGAAAGATGCAGAAGATTTAAGGACAGCATTACAAAAGCTAAAATTCGATGTGACACTGCTCGAAAATCCTTCTTACAAGAAGATACATGATGAACTCCTAACACTTTCCAAAGAGGACCATGAAGACCTAGGCTGTCTTATAGTAGTGGCAATGACGCATGGAGATGCAGATCAGCTGGAAGCGTTTGACAAAACGTACTCAACACACGCACTATGGAACTTCTTTGTGGATGACTGCCCTTCGCTAAACGGTAAACCAAAGCTTATTTTCATACAAGCTTGCAGGGGGAAAAACCACGATTCGGGAGTAAGTGTTTGGAACATGGAAACGTTGACTAGATCAGAATATGTGAAAATCCCTGAAAAAACTATAAAAATAGCAGCGCAGGATGCCAAACCAAAGGAAGAGTCGTTAATTAAAACTGCTAGGATCGACTTGATAGGAAGACCATtggaaaaccaacaaacgaacctACTTGCAACAactgaaaatatgaaaataatcGATGCTGGatgcaaaacagaaaatcaaGCAGGAGATATAATAGGATCTAAAACTGATAGCGTTAAAATGGGGCCACCTAATCAAATGACTGGAAGCGTCTTCAGGCCATTGAAAGCGATTCCCACAACTCCTGACCTATTGGTGATGTACGCAAGTATTGACGGATTTGTATCTTGGCGTAATGAGGCTGACGGTAGCTGTTTCATTCAATCGCTCTGTGCTGAGCTGAACGCCAACGGTAATAAAAAAGAATTGCTACAAATGCTGACAATTGTATCGCGCATGGTGGCATACCACTTCAAATATTACTATAAGTCTGCTGATTCTATGGAAAAAATGTGTAGTAAGCAAATGACTTGCTTCGAATCAACGCTCACGAAACAACTGTATTTGGCATCATAAAGTTCtcggcgatcatcatcaaacgtTGTTTCATGTTATCGGGAGTATGATAAATATTAAGAGAATAAAGTACTCAATAACACCCGTCAGCAGATCTTTTATGTGAAGGAAATTTGCTTTTCAAGTAACTATACATAAAATTCTTATTTTCCAGCTGTAGACGCCAACTATTGATGATATAAATTTAAGTAACGCTTATTTGAATGGTTACAACATAGTCGCGCATGAGAAGGTTTTACATGTAGGACAGTCTTGGTGACGGTGTCATGTTCTTCGATCGACCGTCAACGCGCATGTTGCAACATACGTCAAAGCCATAAAAAGCGTACTTTCAGTTGTCGAGCGGCTTCTCGTGTGTCTGCCCATTCCGAAGAAGACACAATCTCTACGTGGAAACAAATTGCTGATACTTTTCTGCGTCAGTGTAAGGTTCAAATATGTTCCAAGTGTAGCTTC
This sequence is a window from Anopheles darlingi chromosome 3, idAnoDarlMG_H_01, whole genome shotgun sequence. Protein-coding genes within it:
- the LOC125958009 gene encoding caspase-like; the protein is MYAMEGKRKIALIFSNVEFRYNRLPSRKGGKKDAEDLRTALQKLKFDVTLLENPSYKKIHDELLTLSKEDHEDLGCLIVVAMTHGDADQLEAFDKTYSTHALWNFFVDDCPSLNENQAGDIIGSKTDSVKMGPPNQMTGSVFRPLKAIPTTPDLLVMYASIDGFVSWRNEADGSCFIQSLCAELNANGNKKELLQMLTIVSRMVAYHFKYYYKSADSMEKMCSKQMTCFESTLTKQLYLAS